TTCGTTTCCGCTTTGGTTTCGGTCTGCAAGTTATGCCAAATATTATTAGCACaagtttctaaaattaaaaaatggataagtatgatgtatatatttacttcTCTTCCTCCGACGAATTATTACCGCCACGTTTGCGTTTCTGTTTATCATCTGAATCTTCGGATGTGTTATCTGAATCTTCGGAACTACAGTCCGTCAGTTTGATGTCCGAATCGGAATCCAAGATTCTCCGCTtggtctttttcttctttctcttcttcttaGATATCTCTTGTTCTTTGTCATCTTCGTCGGAATCGCTGCTGCAAAAGATTTCAAGCAAAATTGTTTGtcgtttctaaaataaaattaattggctAGCAAGTGAACAAGCTTACTTATTCTGTTCCActtctttttgtttcttattccATTTTTGCTTTTCGGCTTCGGATTCAGTGTCAGAGAATTTCATTGTCAATATCTTATCTTTCCTCCAATTTTTGCTAGTTTTGTCTTTCTTGTCCTAAAACATTtgagagaaaatcaatatttcttttaacgcTCATTtcatatatcaatataaaaaaaacaatagaatTAAGAATACAACTTTACACTCTAAagactataataaaattagtctttttaaaaatgataagactcggcaaataataaaattataaaacaaaaggaGCCAAAACGCTTGATATCAGTGCGAATAAACTTGTATTGagttataaaaacattaaaatgaaCATCGTTGTTTGATTGTTTTGGCTCCTTTTGCTCCTgtcgttttataattttattagtctttttcttcttatattctatttgtttacactttttattgaattataagttaattttataaattattatgccTTACATCATCCTTCTTTTCTTCCTGTTTTTCAGTCTTCTTCCGTTTCGTTTTATCTtctgtgtttttattttcatcgtcTTTATGCGTACCATCATCGCTATCATCGAGTAATTCCActtctttttctaaatttaaataatacaacatTCGGAATAAATAAACCAAAATAAACtcacaaaataattgtatataatattgttactaATGAATTATCTTAgtctttattcaattttaaataaatgttactgTAGAAATCTTATTTGATTGAGTTTTGCCAAAGATTTTTGCTAAATTTCAAAAGTtggaaatttatgaaaaaggaaaactctatttttttttaaaacgatTTCGGATGTGCTAAAAAATGTAGTCGTGAAAGAAGTTGTGCCACGCGCTTCAAACACTACATTTGAGAACATTCTTTAATGCATAACAATTTCTTTCCcactaataataaattgatctTACCATCTGAATCAGAAGAATTTAATAGATTCTCTTTCGCAATTCTATTTGCCTCTGATATCAGAGTCTCATTAGATACAGGCGCacctatttcttttattttctcaagatGAACTGATTCGTCGGAACTAAGATCCGCTCTTTCCACTTTGATTGCCAAGGCATCATCATTCTCTATTCTTTTCAAATGATCCATCAAAGTCTCTTCGGCTTGCTTTTCCTTGCGTTTACTCGAATTTTTCCGTTTATTTGATAACGCATCATCATCGTCATCTGTATTGgattctttttcctttctgTTGCGTCTCTTTTCGATATTATCCAGATTAACAAGACTGAAAAGGACAATGGATATAAGGTACTTTGGACAATGACCAATTAATACGATAAATGtcttgtgaaaaatttattttgtaaaaaaattaatatccttCACCATAAATATGCAAGATATAAAGTGTAAAGCATACAACAGTAACGCATAAAAATCAGTGTATCGCCAGaactaaatattattcatattcttttttcaattattttacatttactcATGACTGCAAATATACAAGGTAATGCAACACAAACATTTTTCCACTTACTTGAACCGAAGAATTGTCAATATGGAGAAGTATTACGTGAATCGATATACAAAcatcatttaaaatacaaattgtatttagaaacaattatgcaattaaattctttatttacgCAATTCAACTTTGAATGAAAATCTTTCCTTCGTTATATCCTTCGTTTTTGCAAAAGAATGCACCGTTAGTtgaaatttgaagaaatttgaaattttgaagaaatagtatagcaaatatacttttattctaCATCCGCTATTTGTTCATGTGAtcagatataattaaacatgtgagttttttttactttagttaatcagttaatttctaaaatgtatatacttttttctatgGGTCTCATTATCAAACAAGCTAAGTGAAAAATGTCGAATCTCATTGCATTACTTCGTAAACATAACAAAATCATCACAGAAATATCTTGTGTATGCTGTGTAATGTAGGAACTAATAATGTAACGCTAATATCAAACGCTCGAATCAACACGTTTATGAAATAATTCGGAAGAATTTTGTTAGATCTTTAAAgtgcaaaattctttttatcaatatctttgtatgtataaataatacaaaaaatatccaaaatattagaattaacGACAACGAACAATAAATCCTCCACACAGTGGATTATAGAAAAAGTTGAACATTACTATATACCTTAGATCCttaaataaatgcattatacTGTATTATActgaaaattcaaataaaataacagttaAATTACTTCGAACGAGGCAAGACAACagataatgattttaaaaaatattctcgatACCTTTTAAACGCCTTTTGTTCCAGATATTCTCGTGACTTTCGTAACGCATATGAATGACGACTGAGAAGCTTTTCGTTCAATGGCATCAAGTGCACCTTGCACGACATTCTTAATTTTTCGTCGTTCCTGTAGTAAGAATTTTTGTTTAGCtgaagtttcttttttttcttcaaaggCGTTGACAAATCTCCGTCATCCTCAGGCTCGTGATTACGCTTAGAACGCTTTGTGTTTTGTGCGACGCGAGCTGTATCTGCCTCTGGCTCAGAATCGGAGTTTTCTTCAGAGGACGATGCCAATAGTGCCTGTTTTGCTTTCAGATTTTCGATGCAGAGACGCGATTCATTCTTTCCGTCTTCCGATTCCGACgacgataaaatatcaatgtcTGAACTCGATTGTTCCAAAACAGCTTGCTTTTTCTTGGCATTTTCTTTGCTCGAAGAAACGATATCGTTATCCGGTTGACCGCTGTTTTCTCTTCCGAGTATCTGAGTTTCAGCTTTAGTAAAACTATTCTTCGCCGAACCCTTCATCTTCCGATTAATCGGTAAGATTACCGTACTAGTATTGCTGTCAGAATCATCACTTTTTGCTCTTTTCTTTCCGATATTGTCCGCGTTTACGTCTTCGTTGGAGAATGTTGTGGAATGCGTTTCGCTGAAATCGGATTCCGGTAATGTTTTCTTCGCCACTGCTTCGGTATCGCTCGAGTCCGCTGCGGTGGACTTTGCCTTCTTAGGTGTATCATTTACGATTGGTCCTTCCGCATCATGAAtgttttcttccttccttccttccttttcaTCATTCGCAGATGCGGATTCTACTTTGTCTTGATCATCTCGACTCGGCGAATCCTTTTCGTTTTCGCTATTATGGGATGAAAGTGATATTTTAAGTCTTTTACTCGAAACTTCAGTCTCCTGACAAGACAAagttttggatttttttgaaGAATCAACTTTCGACAAAGATCTTGTCATATCAGACTTCGCTTTTTCATGTATTTCTTGTTCTTTCGTTTGATCCTCTATCCCATTCTTGGAAGTATCGGAAGATGCATCAAACATATCCGTGGACtcattaattatgttttccCTAGAATTATCATCCGACGTTTTCTTTTTGCTACCGTCCCGAAAAGGAGAATCTTCAATCTCGGTTTCGTTGACAGAAGTATCGATGTTCGCATCCGCCTGCTCATCATTCCGCGAATTGTTATCTGTCGATTGTACCTCATTGTCACTTGTATTAACAGACTTCGAAAATAATTGCTTCTTGATCGATCGTTCTTCAttcgtctttttttctttcgcagtACCTAATACAGGAGAAGCGGTTGCATCACGCGAATCATTTGCATCACTATCCTTCGAGTTATCCATTAATGTTTGATTTGCATCAGTCTTGGCGCTATTTTGACTATCTTTTCCCTCTTTTTTCGCCGATCTCATTTCGTCTGCTGAAAATATCTCGTCACTGTCGCACTCCGATACGTCCTTCTCTACTTGTTCTTTTCTGGTGGCGGAATGCTGATCTTTGCTGATTGAGCGTTCTTTACGTACATAGGTTTCTTCCTCCGACGTTTCTTCATCAGCATCGCTTACTATTTCCTGCGATTTTTTCGCGACAGcttttgttctatttttagatttagacCATGATTCATAAAACGTGGttaatttctgatttttcGTTTGTAACATTGTtgacaatttttctattttttccgTGGACTTTATTAAAAGTTGATCCGCATCCTTTCTGCCGTACCGTTGTTCCAGAAACTGTATatacatttgaaaatttgagcATATCTCTTTACATTCCTTCAGCGTTTCCTTAATGTTATCGATATTTAATTCGCTCTCTTTCATTCTACTTGCTAATATTTTCGGAGAGGGTGTATGTGTATAatccatttttaaatctacCAACGGTCTGGccaaaaatttattgccaTTCACCTTCTGAAGTTTCTCCTTTTGGAATTCTTCACTCGAATTGGCATCTGAATTCTCCTTTTGAATAACAGTGATACGTCTAGTCGActtctgttttttatattttatactttcctCACTACTACTGCACAACATACCAACTTTTCTAGATCGTTTTTTGCTTCGACTCTTATTATCCACATTTTCAGATTCATTGTCAGAAGAATCAGTATAGTTGTGACTgtttcttttgctttttagttttttatcaGTCTTGGTCGCTGATTTATTCGACAATGTATCGATAGAATCATTATCCGAATCAAACTTTTCCTTTCCATGTGATGCGTCTTTCTCTCTTACGTTTGATCTCAAAACTTTCTGTCTTGAAGAACTTTTGGAATTCCATCTATCAGAAGCTTTCGCCTTCTGATCTGCTCTGTTTTGTCTTTGTTTACGTAAAGTGGACCTATTCGAACATGGAGTAGATGAACTTTCACTAGACGAATCTGTCAAATACACTGCAGACTTGACTCTTCGTGTCGATCTCACAATCTGTTCTTCCGGCAAATCATTGCCCGAGTCATCGCATATACTACTTAAAATCTTTTGTATTCTTCCCTGTTTTTTTAATCGTTCCTTCTCAGATGGAAACATACGTCTGTCAATCTTCCTGCTGCTTCTTCTGTTATTCTTTCTGAAACAGAAGATCCATTCTATATGCCATTTATCTTCTTTTCCTTCATACGAAAGTATTGTACACATGCATTTCTCTTGTTCTTCTTTAACTCGTTCATTTTTGGAACTTTTAGTATCTGTCAGCCAGAAATGTAGCTAAAAATGTGATAGATCTTATTTTGCTCTTCTATTTCTCACATCTTGTTCTTATATAATTGTCTTAAGTTTGTTCTGTTAAATTATAACAGAACAGACTAACagtatcaattaaaaattataaaataatgcatgcTATACAGTTTACTAGATATTgtaatatactatattaaatattaaatcatgCAAAATTTGACCTCTGCATTATTAAGTCGCTACAATTCTATTAATTGTGCaagcttttaatattaacttgcTAATAGATATAGTGACTATCAGCAAGTAATATATACTAGTATGCTATAGTATTCCATACATCATCATAAGctcaataaatgtataatgtgccaaataaaagtataacagtgattttaaattttacaagcaatgtttatatatttaatcatacTTACTTAGAAAGAGAATCCATTACAGCAGCACATACAGCTCTCAACTCCCAAAATGGTTTAGAATCACACATGAAACATTTCCAATTTTCCTTTTCTGCATTCAGTAATGATAGACTTGCATTcctttttatacatttctagaaataaaaaatggttaACATATAATCACAAAAACCTTTATATTTGaactttgattaaaaatcaTGCTGAATATATTACCTTACAGAATGCTGCGGAACAATTTTTGTTACTacaatcatataattttttgttgtcaccacatatataacaataattatcatcaTTGTCTGATTCCTCTTCTACTTTGTTAATGCGATTCCAACATAcctgacaaaataaaaatacaatatttattataagtacATAATTAGTAAGCAATGAATAaagatacaatatttattacaatctgattaataaacatacaattaatagaaaataattcattcaAACTTTTGCTTCATATTTAAGCTTTAcgtataaagtataattaattttatataatatacaaatggTAGCATctacaaatatgtaatatcttACTTCACATTGTAATATTCCCAGAAATGGATgtgaaaagattttatttgattcgATATTCAATTCATTACCGCAAGAAGTACAGACTATTTGTCTGTCTTTAACAACTCTGATATctgaatagaaaatatataatctgtattaataaaatatagaaatcttgctacataaaaatattgccaCAAATtctaatacaaataaaaataatacatttcaatGCATTTGTGCAAGAAGCACACTTGCAGtatttaagtaatatatttgttttacataaaattattctaaaagaaCAACACATACAAATGCTTcttttacttaataaatataaatacagaaatattaatcattgtTTGTACTActgaaattatatactttaatttcaattctaaTTATATCACATGATTAACTTACCATGAAAACATTTGCCACGATACAAGAGTTCCTGTGAAGTTGCCTTAACTTCTCTCTGAAAAACCAACGAAATGTAAACATAAACAGTAGATActacaacaaaattaattcaagtaTTATCAAACATATCCTTGTTAcattaatacatacattaattcaataaatattgcaaatattttcatatataactCTGAAACACAGAAATGCACATTTTTCGACAAATCTATTTCCAGAAAAAATATCGTAGAGTACAACTATAAGGTTAAAATGATTTCTGCTTGCTAAAATACAAaggtttaaagaaagaaattgttaGGTAAATGCCTTGAAATTTTTGCTGAATTTCATGGATTTGTAGTCCTAGGATTACCAAACTTTGCATTACACTTATTTAAgttataacaaaattgaacTAAATTTCATTGAGGTTGATGAAAAATCTGTAATAACATGCATATTTaacagataatattaattaatattttaataatatatataatactttatgaTATATTACCTTTAATGACATGACCACAGGGCGAGCAGCAACTGAAGTTCAACGCTAACGTGCTTCAACGTATTAGCGaaccaaaaaaatagttgATTCTAGGACAACATAAAATGGCCTTGTTCTAGTTTACTTCTCACGATTCTTCTATACCTTTTATAACACCGACACGCACAATAATTCCCGAGGATATAAATATGTACTTATATTTGATCGTATGCACAGCGAACGGTGTGCACACCGCCACTACGTTCAATTCTTTCTGCCAATCTATGTTGAATTACAAATCAAACACTCAGACGAGCAATGCTGAACTACGTTGTCGCGACGCGATAACAACGCAGTGCGGATCCATATTTCTCATCGATCGATAGGTCTGAATTTTTCTCGGAATGGCGGGAAAATGAGAATTGACTAACTGTGATTTATATGCACTATTTGCAGATCCACCTCAGTAATAACAAGTAAATTCTATAAGGCCATTGCacgtaaaaaagttttagtcGTTTTAACCATAGGTGAAAATAAATCGACCAATCACAGTGAGTAATGCAAGTGACTCGCACTACTGCTCACTGTGATTGGTCGATTTGCTTACCCCTTATGACATTAGAGCATATACTAATGAAGGGAGCGAGCTGTGCCGGATGGTGATGCAAGCAAGTAAGACAGAGAGGGGAATAGTTGGTTAGGTTGGTTATAATGTTTCTTCTGTCACACTCAGAAGCGTAAGAAGTATTTTTGGAGCCTCACACATGCGTAGGTATAGGAAAATATTGCAGGGACTTCAATGATGaggtatttaaattatttaattatataaattaatgtaatatattatgttaattaattaacgtgGGAATCAAACAAAAGGCTAACATTTTGTAAGATTTCTTTGTACGATCACTAATGATCACTAAAAATGACGTCGCACGGGCAGGGATCGTATATTCATATTTCGCTACTGCCATCATCGAACAGGAGTAAGACCTGACAGACCAATCacgaattaaaagaaaaagagagcgtAATAACCTAACTTCTCTTTCTTTGTCTCACTTGTTAGCTCGCCAGCCCGCAATGTATAAGCATAGGTGATGCTCCCTCCATTAGTATATGCTCTAAGGTTACgactaaaacttttttacgtGCAATGGCCTTAACGAAGAACAAAAGCTAATGTCTAATGTCACGCGAAACAGTTGGGATACAGCAGTAATGCGATGTTTCCTACCAGGATTCCGGCTTCAGAGCTTCACACACAGTACTGCCAGTTGAGCCGGGTTGCCCCTTCAATCCCCTCTACAAACCAGGCCGTGCACAATAACGTGTTATGAGCGCGCGGATCCTAGTaagcatatacatatattgaataatgaaGACATTTGAGGATaagttaaagaaaagtaaaatattaaaataacaaataaaaaaattaaaatattaagcttATTTGAATTGTAAGGCGTGAGCCTGGGGTAAAATGAACCGTAAGGTGTATAGTAAATTTAGATTGATGTCAGgatgaaaagaatttattactcGGTATTATACACcgtaaaatacattaaatgaCGCAACACATGTTAGCGCTTGGACGGTTCGACTCAGACTCCCTTGTCCGAAGTGACGCTCATGCAGCCCAactcaagatctatagagagaaggttacctcacgcgcaaagagggacgcgcggcaagaggggcacaTGCTAAGCGGGgtgagcggcaagaggggcaatgatgatctcatcggctaatagtagctgtctctctcgcacgctttagtgttttctctctcgctcctttaatatagaaatgctttgagtttttatcgaaaaaatacttttattttgtaaaatattgatagcactggaaattgcgtaataaaaattgaaaagtaaattagaaaagcgctataaattacatatattgcaaattatagcgctagatatttaacgtttataatgttaaatatcgctgcaacagatgcatttgtgatacaaattgctttgtactcgtatttagactgtaatatcaatgaaaataaaatataatttggggatatacacaaaaaacatcatttgtaaagtagtaaaataaaagaaaaaatagtacatatttaaaaattatttttaaaataatatttactgtttatatgcattatttacaaaagaaatactataaatactataaagaaatttattttttatatttaattgtgaaaacctcaaaaattgtcaagaaattgtaactgaaattcataaatgtaagtacaattctaggataatataaaaagcattatacacaaatttattatgatacaaacttaaataatgaaattgtaatatatgtttcaatattgcaaatgtgaatatttatatgataaaatttacaaagtgttaacaatttttaaatatttgctaataaaatattattgaaatgtttctgttgaaatcttaaaataattctttaaaacaaatatgatggggtatatattagggatcattaaatatgcggcaacattgtgattataaaattttataagtatctataataaaaattaagtataataaacataataagtatacaagtataataataaaatttttataagtatctataataataaaaatacatatatgttgtattaatctgttaatataaaaaaatttatttgcgttaaattaattaataatttttttatattaacagattaatacaacatatatgtatttttattattatagatacttataaaaattttattattttacttatatacttattatgtttattatacttaatttttattatagatacttataaaattttataatcacaatgttgccgcatatttaatgatccctaatatataccccatcatatttgttttaaagaattattttaagatttcaacagaaacatttcaataatattttattagcaaatatttgaaaattgttaac
This DNA window, taken from Linepithema humile isolate Giens D197 chromosome 7, Lhum_UNIL_v1.0, whole genome shotgun sequence, encodes the following:
- the XNP gene encoding transcriptional regulator ATRX isoform X5, yielding MKIFAIFIELIEKLRQLHRNSCIVANVFMVCWNRINKVEEESDNDDNYCYICGDNKKLYDCSNKNCSAAFCKKCIKRNASLSLLNAEKENWKCFMCDSKPFWELRAVCAAVMDSLSKKNNRRSSRKIDRRMFPSEKERLKKQGRIQKILSSICDDSGNDLPEEQIVRSTRRVKSAVYLTDSSSESSSTPCSNRSTLRKQRQNRADQKAKASDRWNSKSSSRQKVLRSNVREKDASHGKEKFDSDNDSIDTLSNKSATKTDKKLKSKRNSHNYTDSSDNESENVDNKSRSKKRSRKVGMLCSSSEESIKYKKQKSTRRITVIQKENSDANSSEEFQKEKLQKVNGNKFLARPLVDLKMDYTHTPSPKILASRMKESELNIDNIKETLKECKEICSNFQMYIQFLEQRYGRKDADQLLIKSTEKIEKLSTMLQTKNQKLTTFYESWSKSKNRTKAVAKKSQEIVSDADEETSEEETYVRKERSISKDQHSATRKEQVEKDVSECDSDEIFSADEMRSAKKEGKDSQNSAKTDANQTLMDNSKDSDANDSRDATASPVLGTAKEKKTNEERSIKKQLFSKSVNTSDNEVQSTDNNSRNDEQADANIDTSVNETEIEDSPFRDGSKKKTSDDNSRENIINESTDMFDASSDTSKNGIEDQTKEQEIHEKAKSDMTRSLSKVDSSKKSKTLSCQETEVSSKRLKISLSSHNSENEKDSPSRDDQDKVESASANDEKEGRKEENIHDAEGPIVNDTPKKAKSTAADSSDTEAVAKKTLPESDFSETHSTTFSNEDVNADNIGKKRAKSDDSDSNTSTVILPINRKMKGSAKNSFTKAETQILGRENSGQPDNDIVSSSKENAKKKQAVLEQSSSDIDILSSSESEDGKNESRLCIENLKAKQALLASSSEENSDSEPEADTARVAQNTKRSKRNHEPEDDGDLSTPLKKKKKLQLNKNSYYRNDEKLRMSCKVHLMPLNEKLLSRHSYALRKSREYLEQKAFKSLVNLDNIEKRRNRKEKESNTDDDDDALSNKRKNSSKRKEKQAEETLMDHLKRIENDDALAIKVERADLSSDESVHLEKIKEIGAPVSNETLISEANRIAKENLLNSSDSDEKEVELLDDSDDGTHKDDENKNTEDKTKRKKTEKQEEKKDDDKKDKTSKNWRKDKILTMKFSDTESEAEKQKWNKKQKEVEQNNSDSDEDDKEQEISKKKRKKKKTKRRILDSDSDIKLTDCSSEDSDNTSEDSDDKQKRKRGGNNSSEEEKPKPKRKRIKKMASDSDSSDCKIEVNNSQGSTPGKSGRKNIRKVWKDKQVAEDTKLAAKEEEERLKRIAERQALYNDMYEMRLAGEEKVDKLVLDFDTETKKELVSVHEGLVKRLKPHQAQGIKFMWDACYESLERAKTTSGSGCIIAHCMGLGKTLQVIALTYTLLTQEELGVKTVLIVCPLSTVLNWRNEYNSWLKDLDDIEVYELTKFKKNFERKYQLQRWQKTGGVMILGYEMFRNLTRPNKNIRKGMREAIEQYLVDPGADLVVCDEGHLLKNEESAISKCMRRVKTLRRIVLTGTPLQNNLIEYHCMVQFVKPNLLGTKKEFLNRFVNPIQNGQFDDSTTYDVKIMKKRAHVLHKMLEGSVQRFDYSVLTPFLPPKQEYVIFVQLTDIQIKMYEYYLANLARNRKQNSGGGGTLFADYQALQRIWTHPMVLRWNAAKIEKANEKKLTSDSEGSLRDFIDDDTSDAGDSSNSNSDSDVQAIDEVPKRKTRNNPGEDEPEEEVREEAPISEAEWWTQFVQPEHFEDLRVSAKLSLVFEIVKECEQIGDKLLIFSQSLYSLTLIEEFLRRIDDQTQKDTSLKTLNSHTGSWSLGLDYFRLDGQTSAENRSIWCKIFNKPTNTRARLFLISTRAGGLGINLTAANRVIIFDASWNPSHDVQSIFRVYRFGQKKPCYVYRFLAAGTMEEKIYNRQVTKLSLSCRVVDEQQIDRHFSTYELSELYMLEPYKSGEDKPTLNLPKDRLLADILLRYKDVVENYHEHDSLLKNQAEEELDEEERKQAWLEYEEEKKGKPPINSFNSAHQNFLLQQYMMNAGMMQQGIQSEYETIHELCREQYPNATPEQLKLMTNRAVIDTYNYWEKQAALKQPMRNPMNMQQNYQQKQMMPHTAGNINAHQQISQLNQLLASGGYVNVNKTYERANVQPNVAQRPDLVTNPFTYPKVSTANNYVGKETIDIIEIPTTSNASTSNAQVSVQSTDKSKDKEE
- the XNP gene encoding transcriptional regulator ATRX isoform X2, with amino-acid sequence MKFSKNFKREVKATSQELLYRGKCFHDIRVVKDRQIVCTSCGNELNIESNKIFSHPFLGILQCEVCWNRINKVEEESDNDDNYCYICGDNKKLYDCSNKNCSAAFCKKCIKRNASLSLLNAEKENWKCFMCDSKPFWELRAVCAAVMDSLSKKNNRRSSRKIDRRMFPSEKERLKKQGRIQKILSSICDDSGNDLPEEQIVRSTRRVKSAVYLTDSSSESSSTPCSNRSTLRKQRQNRADQKAKASDRWNSKSSSRQKVLRSNVREKDASHGKEKFDSDNDSIDTLSNKSATKTDKKLKSKRNSHNYTDSSDNESENVDNKSRSKKRSRKVGMLCSSSEESIKYKKQKSTRRITVIQKENSDANSSEEFQKEKLQKVNGNKFLARPLVDLKMDYTHTPSPKILASRMKESELNIDNIKETLKECKEICSNFQMYIQFLEQRYGRKDADQLLIKSTEKIEKLSTMLQTKNQKLTTFYESWSKSKNRTKAVAKKSQEIVSDADEETSEEETYVRKERSISKDQHSATRKEQVEKDVSECDSDEIFSADEMRSAKKEGKDSQNSAKTDANQTLMDNSKDSDANDSRDATASPVLGTAKEKKTNEERSIKKQLFSKSVNTSDNEVQSTDNNSRNDEQADANIDTSVNETEIEDSPFRDGSKKKTSDDNSRENIINESTDMFDASSDTSKNGIEDQTKEQEIHEKAKSDMTRSLSKVDSSKKSKTLSCQETEVSSKRLKISLSSHNSENEKDSPSRDDQDKVESASANDEKEGRKEENIHDAEGPIVNDTPKKAKSTAADSSDTEAVAKKTLPESDFSETHSTTFSNEDVNADNIGKKRAKSDDSDSNTSTVILPINRKMKGSAKNSFTKAETQILGRENSGQPDNDIVSSSKENAKKKQAVLEQSSSDIDILSSSESEDGKNESRLCIENLKAKQALLASSSEENSDSEPEADTARVAQNTKRSKRNHEPEDDGDLSTPLKKKKKLQLNKNSYYRNDEKLRMSCKVHLMPLNEKLLSRHSYALRKSREYLEQKAFKSLVNLDNIEKRRNRKEKESNTDDDDDALSNKRKNSSKRKEKQAEETLMDHLKRIENDDALAIKVERADLSSDESVHLEKIKEIGAPVSNETLISEANRIAKENLLNSSDSDEKEVELLDDSDDGTHKDDENKNTEDKTKRKKTEKQEEKKDDDKKDKTSKNWRKDKILTMKFSDTESEAEKQKWNKKQKEVEQNNDSDEDDKEQEISKKKRKKKKTKRRILDSDSDIKLTDCSSEDSDNTSEDSDDKQKRKRGGNNSSEEEKPKPKRKRIKKMASDSDSSDCKIEVNNSQGSTPGKSGRKNIRKVWKDKQVAEDTKLAAKEEEERLKRIAERQALYNDMYEMRLAGEEKVDKLVLDFDTETKKELVSVHEGLVKRLKPHQAQGIKFMWDACYESLERAKTTSGSGCIIAHCMGLGKTLQVIALTYTLLTQEELGVKTVLIVCPLSTVLNWRNEYNSWLKDLDDIEVYELTKFKKNFERKYQLQRWQKTGGVMILGYEMFRNLTRPNKNIRKGMREAIEQYLVDPGADLVVCDEGHLLKNEESAISKCMRRVKTLRRIVLTGTPLQNNLIEYHCMVQFVKPNLLGTKKEFLNRFVNPIQNGQFDDSTTYDVKIMKKRAHVLHKMLEGSVQRFDYSVLTPFLPPKQEYVIFVQLTDIQIKMYEYYLANLARNRKQNSGGGGTLFADYQALQRIWTHPMVLRWNAAKIEKANEKKLTSDSEGSLRDFIDDDTSDAGDSSNSNSDSDVQAIDEVPKRKTRNNPGEDEPEEEVREEAPISEAEWWTQFVQPEHFEDLRVSAKLSLVFEIVKECEQIGDKLLIFSQSLYSLTLIEEFLRRIDDQTQKDTSLKTLNSHTGSWSLGLDYFRLDGQTSAENRSIWCKIFNKPTNTRARLFLISTRAGGLGINLTAANRVIIFDASWNPSHDVQSIFRVYRFGQKKPCYVYRFLAAGTMEEKIYNRQVTKLSLSCRVVDEQQIDRHFSTYELSELYMLEPYKSGEDKPTLNLPKDRLLADILLRYKDVVENYHEHDSLLKNQAEEELDEEERKQAWLEYEEEKKGKPPINSFNSAHQNFLLQQYMMNAGMMQQGIQSEYETIHELCREQYPNATPEQLKLMTNRAVIDTYNYWEKQAALKQPMRNPMNMQQNYQQKQMMPHTAGNINAHQQISQLNQLLASGGYVNVNKTYERANVQPNVAQRPDLVTNPFTYPKVSTANNYVGKETIDIIEIPTTSNASTSNAQVSVQSTDKSKDKEE